The candidate division WOR-3 bacterium genome has a window encoding:
- the dnaA gene encoding chromosomal replication initiator protein DnaA, with the protein MNGEQVWVEVLELLKLRVNPQAFQTWLAPTRVFNMVNGTVQVAVPNNFFADWLQHHYRNEIASALKAVTGRDLQVEFLVPADGKVHPVVKPQPTVSAHSTLNNASQFKLKSRYTFETFIVGESNRLAWAAARNVAQNLGKVFNPLFIYGGVGLGKTHLIQAIGNAALTSHPGLRLCYTPAEVLFLELIQAIEKNTRLEFKEKYRGLDLLLLDDVHYLVGKESLQEEIFYTFNALQDAGSQVVFTSDRPPKDIPTLQERLISRLGSGLVVDIQPPELETRVAILLQRAKQENFELSEEIACYIANRVRSNIRTLEASLVRLIAMHSLTGRPVNAELAEAAIKDLIQHDDPLDPMRVINQVAEHFQVPVQELKGTSRTKRVALARQVAMYLMRNVLNLSLKDIGFHFGGKDHTTVMHAIEKINTLKSRDPLFASQIERISRLINNH; encoded by the coding sequence ATGAATGGCGAGCAGGTCTGGGTTGAAGTACTGGAGTTGCTGAAACTCAGGGTGAATCCGCAGGCTTTCCAAACCTGGCTTGCGCCTACCCGTGTTTTTAATATGGTGAACGGAACCGTGCAGGTTGCGGTCCCGAACAACTTTTTTGCCGACTGGCTACAGCACCACTACAGGAACGAGATTGCCAGTGCGCTCAAAGCGGTAACCGGCAGGGATTTGCAGGTTGAGTTTCTGGTTCCGGCTGATGGTAAAGTCCATCCCGTTGTTAAGCCCCAGCCAACGGTTTCGGCACATTCCACCCTTAATAATGCTTCGCAGTTTAAGTTAAAGAGCCGTTATACCTTTGAAACTTTTATCGTAGGTGAAAGTAACCGGCTTGCCTGGGCAGCGGCGCGTAATGTGGCACAAAACCTCGGTAAGGTTTTCAACCCGCTTTTCATTTATGGTGGTGTCGGTCTGGGTAAAACCCATCTAATTCAGGCGATTGGCAATGCCGCCCTAACATCCCATCCTGGTTTAAGACTCTGTTATACGCCGGCGGAAGTGCTGTTTCTGGAGTTGATTCAGGCGATTGAGAAAAACACCCGGCTGGAGTTCAAAGAAAAGTACCGGGGGTTGGATTTGCTCCTTCTGGATGATGTGCACTATCTCGTCGGTAAGGAAAGCCTGCAAGAAGAGATATTTTACACCTTCAATGCCCTCCAGGACGCCGGGAGTCAGGTGGTTTTTACCAGCGACCGACCACCGAAAGATATCCCGACCCTTCAGGAAAGGTTGATTTCCCGTTTAGGAAGCGGTCTTGTGGTCGACATTCAACCCCCTGAACTGGAAACCCGGGTCGCCATATTACTCCAGAGGGCAAAACAGGAAAATTTTGAGTTAAGTGAAGAGATTGCCTGTTACATCGCCAACCGGGTGCGCTCTAACATCCGCACCCTTGAAGCCTCGCTGGTACGTTTGATAGCGATGCATTCACTAACCGGTCGGCCGGTAAACGCGGAACTGGCTGAAGCGGCAATAAAAGATTTAATCCAGCACGACGACCCATTGGACCCAATGCGGGTCATCAACCAGGTTGCCGAGCATTTTCAGGTTCCAGTGCAGGAGTTGAAGGGCACTTCCCGAACAAAAAGGGTTGCGCTTGCCCGGCAGGTTGCGATGTACTTAATGCGTAATGTGTTAAACCTTTCATTAAAGGATATTGGCTTTCATTTTGGTGGTAAAGACCACACAACGGTGATGCATGCAATAGAAAAAATTAACACCTTGAAATCCCGCGACCCATTGTTTGCCAGCCAGATTGAACGAATTTCCCGTCTTATAAACAACCACTGA